In a single window of the bacterium genome:
- a CDS encoding PorV/PorQ family protein, with protein MKAVFNKTVLVTLAILVVLAAQAFAGASNRAGTNAASELLIPVGARYIGMGGATAASVQGIDAIYWNPAGLDRASYRATAQFSQMSYLAGIDVTYAAVAAKFGGLGSIGLSFKTLAMGDIAITTEDAPDGTGALFSPQFLNLGLTYSRALTDRVSVGASAKLISETIDRVGASGLAFDIGVQYQNLGDINGLGIGVTLRNLGPGMTYDGNGLLLKANPLDVQRSTSFYKVVAGKDELPSTLDLGLSYKINIAEKNSLSLHTTIVNNNYDDDYANLGAEYSFEDMIFLRGGYGLPLAGDKDATGAQNHIYGFTAGGGFQKDFGGLTVMFDYAYRAVEYFDGNNVFTLSLGF; from the coding sequence ATGAAAGCTGTTTTCAATAAAACGGTTCTTGTGACCTTGGCAATCCTGGTGGTCCTGGCTGCTCAGGCCTTCGCAGGCGCCTCCAATCGGGCAGGAACCAATGCAGCTTCCGAGCTGCTGATTCCCGTCGGAGCGCGCTACATCGGCATGGGCGGCGCTACGGCCGCAAGTGTCCAGGGTATCGACGCGATCTACTGGAATCCCGCAGGACTCGATCGCGCGAGCTATCGCGCCACAGCGCAATTCTCGCAGATGAGCTACCTGGCGGGCATCGATGTCACCTATGCCGCTGTCGCCGCGAAATTCGGCGGCCTTGGCAGCATCGGCCTGAGCTTTAAAACGCTGGCCATGGGAGACATCGCCATCACCACCGAAGATGCTCCCGATGGCACCGGGGCGCTCTTTTCGCCCCAGTTCCTCAACCTCGGCCTGACCTATTCCCGGGCCCTGACGGACCGCGTCTCCGTCGGCGCGTCGGCGAAACTGATCTCCGAGACGATCGATCGCGTCGGCGCCAGCGGCCTTGCTTTTGACATCGGCGTTCAGTATCAGAATCTCGGCGATATCAACGGCCTTGGCATCGGAGTCACCCTGCGTAACCTCGGACCGGGCATGACCTACGACGGTAACGGCCTGCTGCTCAAAGCCAATCCGCTCGACGTCCAGCGCTCCACCTCGTTCTACAAGGTCGTCGCCGGCAAGGATGAGCTGCCCTCAACCCTCGATCTCGGACTGAGCTACAAGATCAACATTGCCGAGAAAAACTCGCTCAGCCTGCATACCACCATCGTCAACAACAACTACGATGATGACTATGCCAACCTGGGCGCTGAATATTCCTTCGAAGACATGATCTTTCTGCGCGGCGGTTATGGTCTGCCCCTGGCCGGCGACAAGGATGCCACGGGTGCCCAGAACCATATCTACGGGTTCACAGCCGGCGGCGGTTTCCAGAAGGATTTCGGCGGTCTGACAGTTATGTTTGATTATGCTTACCGCGCCGTCGAGTATTTCGATGGCAACAACGTCTTCACCCTCAGCCTCGGCTTCTAA
- a CDS encoding GWxTD domain-containing protein has translation MKKYMLVLLLMSSCATTAAREQKHLDLSIDVAQFLGSDGQSYLEIYFSLPERGPLYVQANGGFVCDVMMSVEIFQDDSLWANKVWRISNTLADTAATSASRQLVDMLRYPVTPGRHYQITLFARDARRSSLDSVRVDWTSANWSRDLALSDLQLANSIASYDSSCNEVFRKRFYCVTPNPEFTFGGEKGDLYYYFEAYNLQKNLHALKYRVLTRILDGQGELLAQVPPVIHERDLKQDVIREIGQFPMRDIPSGTYQLEYALTDSANGVLLRKSKLFLVQNPGLKPLAPVFAQGDQEMHFLDDFDLKKLDEEFDKLFALTSKGDRDIYRSLKEADAKRAFLYKFWASLTPPDYSLTQDFRIRYMKDCEYVANYFSRPGKSGWRSDRGIVFLRYGKPSDIERHTVGKDTKPYEIWHYENIENGVIFVFVDRMGFNQYELIHSTMRGEVYNPQWERLVQPAATDDITM, from the coding sequence ATGAAAAAGTACATGCTTGTACTGCTGCTGATGTCAAGCTGCGCGACGACGGCGGCGCGGGAACAAAAACATCTGGACCTCAGCATCGACGTTGCCCAATTCCTCGGATCCGACGGCCAATCCTATCTGGAAATCTATTTTTCCCTGCCGGAACGGGGCCCGCTCTATGTGCAGGCGAATGGCGGATTTGTCTGCGATGTGATGATGAGCGTGGAGATTTTTCAGGATGACTCGCTGTGGGCCAACAAGGTATGGCGCATCAGCAATACCCTGGCGGATACGGCCGCAACCTCCGCCAGCCGGCAACTGGTGGACATGCTCCGCTATCCGGTGACGCCCGGCCGGCATTATCAGATCACCCTCTTCGCGCGCGATGCCCGCCGCAGCAGTCTTGATTCGGTGCGCGTCGATTGGACCAGCGCCAACTGGTCCCGCGATCTCGCCCTCAGCGATCTGCAACTGGCCAATTCCATCGCCTCCTACGACAGCAGCTGCAACGAAGTGTTCCGCAAGCGCTTTTATTGTGTCACACCCAATCCTGAATTCACCTTTGGCGGAGAGAAAGGGGACCTCTATTATTATTTTGAGGCCTATAACCTGCAGAAAAATCTCCATGCGCTGAAATACCGCGTCCTTACCCGCATCCTCGACGGCCAGGGAGAACTTCTGGCCCAGGTGCCGCCGGTTATCCACGAACGCGATCTCAAGCAGGATGTCATCCGGGAGATCGGTCAGTTCCCGATGCGCGATATTCCCAGCGGGACTTACCAGCTTGAATATGCCCTTACCGATTCGGCCAATGGCGTTTTGCTACGCAAGTCCAAACTCTTCCTCGTCCAGAATCCGGGACTCAAACCCCTGGCGCCGGTTTTCGCGCAGGGCGACCAGGAGATGCACTTCCTCGATGATTTCGATCTAAAGAAGCTGGATGAGGAGTTCGACAAACTCTTCGCGCTCACCTCCAAGGGGGACCGCGATATCTACCGCAGCCTCAAGGAGGCCGACGCAAAGCGCGCCTTTCTCTACAAATTCTGGGCCTCGCTGACACCTCCAGACTATTCACTGACCCAGGATTTCCGCATCCGCTATATGAAGGATTGCGAGTACGTGGCCAACTATTTCTCCCGGCCGGGCAAATCCGGATGGCGCAGCGATCGCGGCATCGTCTTTCTGCGCTACGGCAAGCCCTCCGACATCGAACGCCATACCGTGGGCAAGGATACCAAACCCTATGAGATCTGGCATTATGAAAATATCGAGAATGGCGTCATCTTTGTTTTTGTCGACCGTATGGGCTTCAACCAGTACGAACTGATCCATTCCACTATGCGGGGCGAGGTCTACAACCCGCAATGGGAACGGCTGGTGCAACCTGCGGCTACTGATGACATTACCATGTGA
- a CDS encoding S8 family peptidase → MKRAKWVLGMMVLLLAPVMASPEAGRMDPRLGMLWREGRDVRARNVLEKSTPDLIPVIASGRIDEAEITARGAKVRWRRGDLAILLTPVEILPDLAAAPGLIWLEAASMARPATDISIPEVGGIRARSITGLSGRGVLIGIVDSGIDWRHEDFITPDGKTRIKAILDLSEPGGYYGGVRYTEEEINAALAAGASLATHDYSGHGSHVAGIAAGDGGSDAAFGTYAGMAPDAGLVVVKANRDPYVSEFSSDDQIIAIDFIDSVAAASGLPCVINLSFGTTFGSHDGTSAVERFIEGLSGPGRIFVAAAGNEGDKGSHARVAASGSGARVSFSIPAYSAHSGNNDDYLLIDGWYKGNSQATVTLKTPGNETIGPINYGGYYDKNTASGYVMIWNGYYENDGEVISGPNPFNLDKEIIIEISDRAGNIPASGTWQLKVNGSGEAVDFWLASETMTVQFVEGLSTRSTITVPATGKSVIAVGAYTTRKSWKDFDGNNLTLDTKGTIKVGDVAEFSGAGPSRDERIKPEITAPGRIIGCTLSIDADPLSSYSVFASTSASYPKAFLLPDAHHGLTLGTSMAAPHVSGTIALLLQKKADLTPLQVRELLVRTARSVGSSTKVNQWGYGKLDAYAAATASLDSLPTVEEEPYLPWPNPFVISTAVEYAVTTRSPEITLFNAIGQRVPALLYREEGAGGRGIVRWYGQDISQRRLAAGVYFMVFRYRDKRIVRKICLL, encoded by the coding sequence TTGAAGAGAGCCAAATGGGTATTGGGGATGATGGTGCTGTTGCTGGCGCCGGTGATGGCGAGCCCGGAAGCGGGCCGGATGGACCCGCGTCTGGGGATGCTCTGGAGGGAGGGGCGGGATGTGCGGGCGAGGAACGTGCTGGAAAAATCGACGCCGGACCTGATTCCGGTGATTGCCAGCGGCCGCATCGATGAAGCGGAGATCACCGCACGGGGCGCCAAGGTGCGCTGGCGTCGCGGCGATCTGGCGATTTTGCTGACACCCGTCGAGATCCTCCCCGATCTGGCGGCTGCTCCGGGCCTGATATGGCTCGAGGCGGCTTCCATGGCCAGACCCGCAACCGATATCAGCATCCCCGAAGTCGGCGGCATCCGGGCGCGCAGCATCACCGGGTTGAGCGGACGCGGTGTCCTTATCGGCATCGTGGATTCGGGCATCGACTGGCGTCATGAGGATTTCATTACCCCGGATGGCAAGACGCGCATCAAGGCGATCCTCGACCTCAGCGAGCCGGGCGGCTATTACGGGGGAGTGCGCTACACGGAAGAGGAGATCAATGCCGCACTCGCCGCGGGAGCCAGTCTGGCAACCCACGACTACAGTGGTCATGGCAGTCATGTCGCCGGCATCGCCGCCGGTGATGGCGGCAGCGATGCGGCATTTGGAACCTACGCCGGAATGGCGCCCGATGCCGGGCTGGTCGTAGTCAAGGCCAATCGTGACCCTTATGTCTCGGAATTCAGCTCGGACGATCAGATCATCGCCATCGATTTCATCGACAGCGTCGCCGCCGCAAGCGGACTCCCCTGTGTCATCAATTTGAGCTTCGGCACCACCTTCGGATCCCACGATGGCACCTCGGCGGTCGAACGTTTTATCGAGGGCCTCTCCGGTCCGGGGCGGATCTTCGTTGCCGCAGCGGGCAATGAAGGCGACAAGGGCAGCCACGCCCGGGTGGCCGCCAGCGGCAGCGGCGCCAGGGTCTCCTTTTCGATTCCCGCCTATTCGGCCCATTCCGGGAACAACGACGATTATCTTCTGATCGATGGTTGGTACAAGGGCAATAGCCAGGCCACGGTGACCTTGAAAACGCCCGGCAATGAGACCATCGGCCCCATCAACTACGGCGGCTACTATGACAAGAATACGGCCAGCGGCTATGTGATGATCTGGAACGGCTATTACGAGAACGACGGAGAGGTTATCAGCGGCCCCAATCCCTTCAACCTTGACAAAGAGATCATTATCGAGATCAGCGATCGGGCGGGCAACATCCCTGCCAGCGGGACCTGGCAGCTCAAGGTGAACGGCAGCGGTGAAGCAGTCGATTTCTGGCTCGCCAGCGAAACGATGACCGTGCAGTTCGTCGAGGGGCTGAGCACCCGGTCGACGATTACCGTGCCGGCCACCGGCAAAAGTGTCATCGCAGTCGGCGCCTATACCACACGCAAGAGCTGGAAGGATTTCGACGGCAACAATTTGACCCTGGATACCAAAGGAACCATCAAGGTGGGGGATGTCGCCGAATTCTCGGGCGCCGGTCCCAGCCGCGATGAACGGATCAAACCCGAGATCACCGCGCCGGGGCGGATCATCGGCTGCACACTTTCCATCGACGCAGACCCGCTCTCCAGCTACAGCGTTTTCGCCTCCACCAGTGCGAGTTACCCTAAGGCCTTCCTTCTGCCGGATGCGCATCATGGCTTGACGCTCGGAACCAGCATGGCCGCCCCGCATGTCAGCGGCACCATCGCCCTGCTGCTTCAGAAAAAAGCCGATCTCACGCCGTTGCAGGTGCGGGAGCTCCTGGTTCGTACCGCGCGGTCGGTCGGAAGTTCGACCAAGGTGAATCAATGGGGATACGGCAAACTGGACGCCTATGCCGCCGCCACAGCGAGCCTGGATTCCCTGCCGACGGTCGAGGAGGAGCCCTATCTGCCCTGGCCCAATCCCTTCGTTATCTCCACGGCGGTCGAATATGCGGTAACCACGCGTTCACCGGAAATTACCCTGTTCAATGCCATCGGGCAGCGCGTTCCCGCCCTGCTCTACCGGGAGGAGGGTGCCGGCGGCCGAGGAATCGTCCGCTGGTATGGACAAGATATCAGCCAGAGGCGGCTGGCCGCGGGCGTCTATTTTATGGTGTTCCGGTATCGGGACAAGCGAATTGTCCGCAAGATTTGCCTGCTTTAA
- a CDS encoding DUF2851 family protein, which translates to MEDAAAQGLESELHRLWQSGILSGADLTTLDQRPIEILDCGRHNLDAGPDFLDALLRIGGELVRGDVEIHRTAAEWYLHHHDSDARYNRVVLHVAVATYSAVFSARRCDGSAAPTLLIDPALLASFLSHPPATADERRTCLLAALDPPLLLARLEAAAEERLRMHAARLMEMRRDDSWEQILYAGLLDALGYGKNQSPFRQLARRLPFDRLSGMIRELEDDEAIRCSEALLFGVAGLLPAGWHPHAYVRALQRYWRRAQRRADLEPMAAESWQFFRLRPANFPTRRIAACARLAARFRRGDLLSTLKGLVTASPDPVQALPALADLAVVEVGGFWADHYDFMMAAQSAHSRRRVRMIGRGRSREIAVNILLPALLACAQESEDGRLGAAVRTLFRLFPRTPENEITRRMRHQLFDPQDGRPGMLPGGAAWQQGMIQLDLMCCRRAACDGCRTPAGLQHPFC; encoded by the coding sequence ATGGAGGATGCTGCGGCACAGGGACTGGAGTCGGAGCTGCATCGCCTCTGGCAGAGTGGTATCCTGTCCGGAGCCGATCTGACCACCCTGGACCAGCGCCCGATCGAAATCCTCGACTGCGGCCGGCATAATCTGGATGCCGGGCCCGATTTTCTCGATGCCCTGCTCCGCATTGGAGGAGAGCTGGTGCGCGGCGACGTGGAGATCCACCGGACGGCCGCGGAGTGGTACCTTCATCATCACGACAGCGATGCCCGCTATAACCGGGTGGTCCTGCATGTAGCCGTTGCCACCTATTCCGCTGTTTTTTCCGCCCGCCGCTGCGACGGCAGCGCAGCCCCCACACTCCTCATCGATCCTGCTCTCCTGGCCTCCTTTTTATCGCATCCGCCCGCCACAGCGGATGAACGACGTACCTGCCTTCTGGCCGCCCTGGACCCGCCGCTGCTCCTCGCGCGCCTGGAGGCCGCGGCAGAAGAGCGCCTGCGGATGCATGCCGCGCGTCTTATGGAGATGCGTCGGGACGACTCCTGGGAGCAAATTCTCTATGCCGGGCTGCTGGATGCGCTGGGCTATGGCAAGAATCAGTCCCCCTTTCGCCAACTAGCGCGGCGCCTGCCTTTCGACCGGCTATCCGGCATGATCAGGGAACTGGAGGATGACGAGGCCATCCGGTGCAGTGAGGCGCTGCTCTTTGGCGTCGCCGGACTGCTGCCAGCGGGATGGCATCCGCATGCTTATGTGCGGGCGCTGCAGCGGTATTGGCGGCGGGCGCAGCGTCGCGCCGATCTGGAGCCGATGGCCGCGGAGTCCTGGCAGTTTTTCCGGTTGCGACCCGCCAATTTTCCGACACGACGCATCGCGGCCTGCGCCCGGCTGGCGGCGCGCTTTCGGCGCGGGGATCTGCTTTCCACTCTGAAAGGCCTGGTCACCGCCAGCCCGGACCCGGTGCAGGCGCTCCCCGCGCTGGCGGATCTGGCGGTTGTAGAGGTCGGCGGGTTCTGGGCAGACCATTACGACTTTATGATGGCTGCACAATCGGCCCACTCTCGCCGGCGCGTCCGTATGATCGGCCGCGGCCGCAGCCGCGAGATCGCGGTCAATATTCTCTTGCCCGCCTTGCTTGCCTGTGCGCAGGAGAGTGAGGATGGCCGCCTCGGAGCTGCAGTGCGCACGCTCTTCCGCCTTTTCCCCAGGACGCCGGAAAATGAAATCACCCGGAGGATGCGCCATCAGCTCTTTGATCCGCAAGACGGCCGGCCCGGGATGCTGCCAGGCGGCGCCGCCTGGCAGCAGGGCATGATCCAGCTCGATCTTATGTGTTGCCGCCGGGCTGCTTGTGACGGCTGCAGGACACCAGCGGGGCTGCAGCATCCTTTTTGTTGA
- the rsmI gene encoding 16S rRNA (cytidine(1402)-2'-O)-methyltransferase: MKEAGDWNAAGQAQPAEVEPGTLYLVSTPIGNLRDISLRALDVLAAVDLIAAEDTRTSRILLQHYAIPTPLTSYHDHNEERAAPLLVQKLVQGASIALISDAGTPGISDPGFYLVRAALQAGCRVVAVPGATAFVPALIASGLPAERFVFEGFLPHKKGRQTRLQALREEPRTMIFYESPLRLERLLREVHALLGDRPAAIAREVTKKFEEIRRGTLAELIAGSATLVKKGEFVVMVAGRPRNSKEASE; this comes from the coding sequence ATGAAAGAGGCCGGTGACTGGAATGCCGCAGGCCAGGCTCAGCCGGCGGAAGTCGAACCCGGGACCTTGTACCTGGTCAGCACACCGATCGGCAATCTCCGCGATATCAGCCTGCGAGCTCTCGACGTTCTGGCCGCGGTCGATCTGATTGCCGCAGAGGACACGCGCACCAGCCGGATTTTGCTGCAGCATTACGCCATCCCGACGCCGCTCACCAGCTATCACGATCACAACGAGGAGCGGGCTGCGCCGCTGCTGGTGCAGAAACTGGTTCAAGGCGCCTCCATCGCTCTCATCTCCGATGCCGGCACCCCGGGGATATCCGACCCCGGTTTCTATCTGGTTCGGGCCGCGCTCCAGGCAGGCTGCAGGGTGGTGGCCGTGCCCGGCGCAACCGCATTTGTCCCGGCGCTGATCGCCTCCGGACTGCCAGCCGAACGTTTTGTTTTCGAGGGTTTTCTTCCGCACAAGAAGGGGCGGCAAACCCGGCTGCAAGCCCTTCGGGAAGAACCACGGACGATGATCTTTTACGAATCACCGCTGCGCCTGGAGCGCCTCTTGCGCGAAGTGCATGCCCTTCTCGGCGACCGCCCGGCAGCCATCGCCCGGGAAGTCACAAAAAAATTCGAGGAGATCCGGCGCGGTACCCTCGCCGAGCTGATCGCCGGCTCTGCGACACTGGTCAAAAAAGGTGAATTCGTTGTGATGGTAGCCGGCCGGCCGCGAAATTCAAAGGAAGCGAGTGAATAG
- a CDS encoding CDP-alcohol phosphatidyltransferase family protein yields MKIELIPPVVKTRFKQLIQPLVGSLVRYHLNPNWFTTFSFFIIVAAAVAFGRGALRLGATLMLLGGMLDMLDGAVARASNRVTRFGALYDSTLDRYAEIAVFFGFAYYFVHKTGMGAAHGLLISMVVFIAMAGSLMVSYVRARAEGLHFDCKVGVMQRPERLVLLSLGAYINDTWLVVMLVVVAFFANLTAIQRLVYIWRSETTSKWKKVPSDIAHE; encoded by the coding sequence ATGAAGATCGAACTGATTCCTCCCGTCGTCAAGACCAGATTCAAACAACTCATCCAACCCCTTGTCGGCTCCCTGGTGCGCTACCATCTCAATCCCAACTGGTTCACCACTTTTTCCTTTTTCATCATTGTCGCCGCCGCTGTAGCCTTTGGCCGCGGCGCCTTACGCCTGGGGGCCACCTTGATGCTGTTGGGAGGGATGCTGGATATGCTGGACGGTGCGGTAGCCCGCGCCTCCAACCGCGTCACTCGTTTCGGGGCGCTCTATGATTCCACGCTCGATCGCTATGCCGAGATCGCCGTTTTTTTTGGTTTTGCCTACTATTTCGTTCATAAGACCGGCATGGGCGCAGCGCATGGATTGTTGATCAGTATGGTGGTCTTTATCGCCATGGCCGGTTCCCTCATGGTCAGCTATGTCCGCGCCCGCGCTGAGGGACTCCACTTCGACTGCAAGGTCGGGGTGATGCAGCGGCCCGAGCGCCTGGTCCTGCTCAGCCTCGGGGCCTATATCAATGATACATGGCTGGTCGTGATGCTGGTCGTCGTTGCCTTCTTCGCCAATCTTACCGCGATCCAACGGCTGGTCTACATCTGGCGGTCGGAGACGACCTCCAAATGGAAAAAAGTGCCATCCGACATCGCACACGAATAA
- a CDS encoding inositol-3-phosphate synthase, whose amino-acid sequence MDKGVQIDPAKGKLGVMLVGLGAVATTVIAGVELVRKGLAKPIGSLTQMGTIRLGKRTDNRSPKIKEFVPLADLQDIVFAAWDIFPDNAYDAALSAGVLSTEDIEKIRPELQSIRPMKAVFDDYYVKRLHGTHIKTGKTKMDLAEQLKQDIASFKKEKNLDRVVVVWCASTEIYQEHDPVYDSIETLEKAMRENHIAIPSSMIYAYAAITSGVPFANGAPNITIDIPAFLELAKRHNVPICGKDFKSGQTFMKTLIAPGLKAKQLGVSGWFSTNILGNRDGEVLDDPESFKSKEVSKLSVLDTIFQPELNPDLYANVFHKVRINYYPPRGDNKESWDNIDIFGWLGYPMQIKVNFLCRDSILAAPIVLDLALFIDLAQRAHMKGIQEWLSFFFKSPMTVPGLYPEHDVFIQLMKLKNTLRHLRGEELITHLGLEYYD is encoded by the coding sequence ATGGATAAAGGAGTTCAGATCGATCCCGCTAAGGGGAAGCTTGGCGTCATGCTGGTCGGCCTTGGGGCTGTAGCCACCACGGTGATCGCCGGTGTCGAGCTGGTCCGCAAGGGACTGGCCAAACCCATCGGCTCGCTGACACAAATGGGCACCATCCGCCTCGGCAAGAGAACCGACAACCGTTCACCCAAAATCAAGGAATTCGTCCCCCTTGCTGATCTGCAGGATATCGTCTTTGCCGCATGGGATATTTTTCCGGACAACGCCTACGATGCCGCCCTCTCCGCTGGTGTGCTCAGCACAGAGGATATCGAAAAGATCCGCCCGGAGCTGCAGTCGATCAGGCCGATGAAGGCGGTCTTCGATGACTATTATGTGAAGCGCTTGCACGGCACCCATATCAAGACCGGCAAGACGAAAATGGATCTGGCCGAGCAGCTCAAGCAGGATATCGCCTCTTTCAAGAAAGAAAAGAACCTTGACCGTGTTGTGGTCGTCTGGTGCGCCAGCACCGAGATCTACCAGGAACACGATCCGGTTTACGATTCGATCGAGACGCTTGAAAAGGCGATGCGTGAAAATCATATCGCCATCCCCTCCAGCATGATCTACGCCTATGCGGCGATCACCTCGGGTGTTCCCTTCGCCAACGGCGCTCCCAATATAACCATCGACATCCCGGCTTTTCTAGAGCTGGCCAAGCGCCATAACGTCCCCATCTGTGGCAAGGATTTCAAGTCGGGTCAGACCTTCATGAAAACTCTGATAGCTCCCGGGCTCAAGGCCAAGCAGCTGGGTGTCTCCGGCTGGTTCTCGACCAACATCCTCGGCAACCGCGACGGCGAGGTTCTCGACGATCCCGAGAGTTTCAAGAGCAAGGAAGTCTCCAAACTCTCCGTTCTGGATACCATCTTCCAGCCGGAACTGAACCCTGATCTCTACGCTAATGTCTTTCACAAGGTGCGCATCAACTACTATCCCCCGCGCGGCGACAATAAGGAGAGCTGGGACAACATTGATATCTTCGGCTGGCTCGGCTACCCGATGCAGATCAAGGTCAACTTTCTCTGCCGCGATAGCATCCTGGCCGCTCCGATCGTGCTTGATCTCGCCCTCTTCATCGACCTGGCGCAGCGTGCCCATATGAAGGGCATCCAGGAGTGGCTCTCCTTCTTCTTCAAGAGCCCGATGACCGTGCCCGGGCTCTATCCTGAGCATGATGTCTTCATCCAGCTGATGAAACTGAAGAACACCCTGCGCCATCTGCGCGGCGAAGAGTTGATCACCCATCTCGGGCTCGAATACTACGACTGA
- a CDS encoding MATE family efflux transporter produces MKKSTPIISILTTSLPAVIDLSSQTIMWTIEAIFIGRLSAEAFAGVGMAIQIVVVFLTLLLTFVMGAGIIMNRHLGARDFWQANHIFGQAMIIGIIMAFLFGLIWYSGAIHLFRLIEEDGKVALARNAGVTYLRTLAFFAPLLVTNFVAVGIIRCVGDTRHSMMVNVLINGINLALCPTLVFGWFGLPRLEVQGAALAVGIAHSIGFFVTFYLLRRRKVSVFLSFRELASPRWESFKLLFNSGWPTTVEQLTWALGQLVVTGYTAKMGVVVLSTQTLFVRIQNVLSMIYMGFSLAAMSTMGRNLGAENSDLAFRMARTAHRVMAVFVVAMVALMIFFSQPLISVFTTDAEVKALGRMAIYFFAFAQIPKALNNVISGNLRGVGDLSWLMWLTIVFVVVFEIGLNWVSAFLFGWGLYGVWGVQSLDETIRFGLNYLRFAGGSWRREAA; encoded by the coding sequence TTGAAAAAGTCCACGCCCATAATATCCATCCTAACGACCTCCTTGCCGGCCGTCATTGATCTCTCCTCACAGACGATCATGTGGACGATCGAGGCGATTTTTATCGGTCGGCTCAGCGCCGAGGCCTTCGCCGGGGTGGGCATGGCGATCCAGATCGTAGTGGTTTTTCTCACGCTGCTGCTGACTTTTGTGATGGGCGCCGGGATCATCATGAACCGCCATCTCGGGGCGCGCGATTTCTGGCAGGCCAACCACATCTTCGGGCAGGCGATGATCATCGGCATCATCATGGCCTTTCTCTTCGGCCTGATCTGGTATTCGGGCGCCATTCATCTGTTCCGGTTGATCGAGGAGGATGGGAAGGTCGCCCTGGCCCGTAATGCGGGTGTGACCTATCTCCGCACTTTGGCTTTTTTTGCACCGCTGCTGGTCACCAACTTTGTGGCGGTGGGGATCATCCGCTGCGTTGGCGACACTCGCCACTCCATGATGGTCAACGTGCTGATCAACGGCATCAATTTAGCCCTCTGCCCGACCCTGGTCTTCGGGTGGTTCGGGCTGCCGCGCTTGGAGGTCCAGGGGGCGGCACTAGCAGTGGGCATCGCCCATAGTATCGGTTTTTTTGTCACCTTTTATTTACTGCGGCGCCGCAAGGTTTCAGTCTTTCTCTCCTTTCGCGAGCTGGCTTCGCCACGCTGGGAGAGTTTCAAGCTGCTTTTCAATTCCGGCTGGCCGACTACGGTCGAACAGTTGACCTGGGCCCTAGGGCAGCTGGTCGTAACCGGCTATACGGCCAAGATGGGTGTGGTGGTCCTCTCGACCCAGACCCTATTTGTGCGGATCCAGAACGTTCTTTCCATGATCTATATGGGTTTCAGCCTGGCGGCGATGAGCACGATGGGCCGGAATCTCGGAGCCGAAAACAGCGATCTCGCCTTTCGCATGGCGCGCACGGCGCACCGGGTGATGGCGGTTTTCGTGGTAGCCATGGTTGCCTTGATGATCTTTTTTTCGCAGCCGCTGATCAGCGTTTTCACCACCGATGCAGAGGTGAAGGCGCTGGGGCGTATGGCCATCTATTTCTTTGCCTTTGCGCAGATCCCCAAGGCGCTCAACAATGTCATCTCCGGAAATCTGCGCGGGGTCGGCGACCTCAGCTGGCTGATGTGGCTCACCATCGTTTTTGTTGTTGTCTTTGAAATCGGTCTGAACTGGGTCTCCGCCTTTCTCTTTGGCTGGGGTTTGTACGGCGTTTGGGGGGTGCAGAGCCTTGACGAGACGATCCGTTTCGGCCTGAATTATCTGCGGTTCGCCGGCGGCAGCTGGCGCCGGGAGGCAGCTTGA
- the tmk gene encoding dTMP kinase, translating to MNAPRTGLLITFEGIDGSGKSTQATLLGARLAQTGRTVVSLRDPGATEVAERIRAILLDRRLTGLSPWAELLLYEAARAQMSEEMIQPALAEGKLVVCDRYYDSTTAYQGYGRRLDLEQVRQANRIGSCGVVPDATFLIDVELAEVGRRLAARSGDADRMEAASAEFHERVRQGYLQLAAQEPERIHVIPGDRPIELIHRHIWQLVMSRFQRHLHLQRPGEESV from the coding sequence TTGAACGCGCCCCGGACCGGCCTGCTGATCACCTTCGAGGGGATTGACGGCTCGGGTAAATCCACGCAGGCCACTCTGCTGGGGGCGCGGTTGGCCCAGACGGGCCGCACGGTGGTCAGCCTGCGTGATCCGGGTGCCACCGAGGTCGCGGAACGCATCCGGGCGATCCTGCTGGATCGCAGGTTGACGGGCCTGTCGCCCTGGGCCGAGCTGCTGCTATACGAAGCGGCACGGGCGCAGATGAGCGAAGAAATGATTCAGCCGGCCCTCGCTGAGGGCAAGCTGGTGGTCTGCGACCGGTACTACGATTCCACCACCGCCTATCAGGGGTACGGACGCCGTCTCGATCTGGAACAGGTCCGTCAGGCCAACCGCATCGGTTCCTGCGGTGTGGTGCCGGACGCCACCTTTCTGATCGACGTCGAGCTGGCGGAGGTCGGCCGCCGGCTGGCTGCGCGCAGCGGCGATGCCGACCGTATGGAAGCCGCGAGCGCCGAGTTTCACGAACGGGTTCGCCAGGGCTATCTGCAGCTGGCCGCTCAGGAGCCGGAACGCATTCACGTCATCCCGGGTGACCGTCCGATCGAATTGATCCATCGCCATATCTGGCAGCTCGTTATGAGTAGATTCCAGCGGCATTTGCATCTGCAGCGCCCTGGAGAGGAGAGTGTATGA